A single Anopheles arabiensis isolate DONGOLA chromosome 2, AaraD3, whole genome shotgun sequence DNA region contains:
- the LOC120895238 gene encoding tRNA-specific adenosine deaminase 2, protein MERFMEDALQQARIANDLKEVPVGCVFVRTDGQTETIIARGCNLVNETKNATRHVEFICIDQALEYARQQDVTPPEAIFSTVTVVVTVEPCIMCAAALIELGVKEIIYGCRNDRFGGCTVLDVPGLLSATVPIRGGVRDAEAMELLKEFYKGENPSAPIPKPRAKKA, encoded by the coding sequence ATGGAACGCTTTATGGAGGACGCCCTGCAGCAGGCTCGCATCGCAAACGACCTCAAGGAGGTTCCGGtgggctgtgtgtttgtgcgtacgGACGGCCAAACCGAAACGATCATTGCGCGCGGCTGCAATTTGgtgaatgaaacgaaaaacgCCACCCGGCACGTGGAGTTCATCTGCATCGATCAGGCGCTGGAGTATGCGCGGCAGCAGGACGTGACGCCGCCGGAAGCAATCTTCAGCACGGTGACCGTCGTCGTGACGGTCGAACCGTGCATCATGTGTGCGGCGGCACTGATCGAGCTGGGCGTGAAGGAAATCATCTACGGCTGTCGGAACGATCGGTTTGGCGGCTGCACCGTGCTCGATGTGCCCGGTTTGCTAAGCGCCACCGTCCCGATACGGGGCGGCGTCCGTGACGCGGAAGCGATGGAGCTGCTGAAGGAGTTTTACAAAGGCGAAAACCCGTCGGCACCGATTCCAAAGCCAAGGGCTAAAAAGGCGTAA
- the LOC120895237 gene encoding single-strand selective monofunctional uracil DNA glycosylase codes for MLRKKLKLDEPSPAAGQPCVPIGEFSLSQFANVPKARLGAPNVPAENGAKIQVNQTKPEPTTGTVAVPAMSSVGPLPYWQQVYQIERELSAALRQVALPWDVAACYDPIEYAAEIHCAYLQRFLDGPKPVLFIGMNPGPWGMCQTGVPFGCVPAVRDWMGLRGTVSKPSPELAARPVEGLACTREEQSGKRWWGLFEELCGTSDRFFRSCFVYNLCPLAFFHQSGRNITPSELKGKAKGEIQSISEAFLAKALALLKPTVVVSVGRYTEDRMKTLTKQNRLDPAIVTHCMPHPSPRSLNNTNWPEKAKSWLTVHGIMPYLSAPGQEAPSSD; via the exons ATGCTGCGTAAAAAGCTTAAACTAGACGAGCCATCACCAGCCGCCGGACAACCGTGTGTGCCCATCGGTGAATTCTCACTTTCCCAGTTTGCAAATGTACCGAAGGCAAGACTGGGCGCACCCAATGTTCCCGCTGAAAATGGTGCCAAAATACAAGTGAACCAAACGAAACCGGAACCAACGACCGGTACAGTAGCCGTACCAGCTATGAGTAGCGTTGGCCCGCTTCCATACTGGCAACAGGTCTACCAGATCGAACGAGAACTTTCCGCAGCACTGCGGCAAGTTGCCCTGCCGTGGGATGTGGCCGCCTGCTACGATCCGATCGAGTACGCGGCCGAGATTCACTGCGCCTATTTGCAGCGGTTTCTCGACGGTCCGAAGCCGGTACTGTTCATCGGCATGAATCCAGGGCCGTGGGGCATGTGCCAAACTGGG GTACCATTCGGTTGCGTTCCGGCCGTGCGCGACTGGATGGGATTGCGTGGAACGGTGTCGAAACCATCGCCCGAGCTAGCTGCCAGACCGGTGGAAGGATTGGCGTGTACGCGCGAGGAACAGAGTGGAAAACGCTGGTGGGGATTGTTCGAAGAGCTGTGCGGCACGTCGGACCGCTTCTTCCGGTCCTGTTTCGTGTACAATCTGTGCCCGTTGGCGTTTTTCCACCAGAGCGGACGAAACATAACGCCCAGTGAGCTGAAG GGAAAAGCCAAGGGAGAAATTCAATCCATCTCGGAAGCATTCCTAGCAAAGGCGCTAGCGTTGCTAAAACCGACCGTTGTGGTATCGGTGGGACGGTACACGGAGGACCGCATGAAAACGCTCACCAAACAGAACCGCCTAGATCCGGCAATTGTAACGCACTGTATGCCGCACCCGAGCCCTCGCAGCCTGAACAACACAAACTGGCCGGAGAAGGCCAAAAGCTGGCTCACCGTGCACGGTATTATGCCCTATCTAAGCGCACCGGGTCAAGAAGCGCCCAGCAGCGACTAA
- the LOC120895235 gene encoding tetratricopeptide repeat protein 30 homolog, producing the protein MFSQNMIIRDGEYTKTIYTMIKEERFQDAINTLNTIPESSTTRAGLSLLGHCYYQTQDFIEAANCYEHLLNLVPDVQEYRLYYAQSLFQAGLFEEAQKIIATGLDSPELKEKVLQLQSAIAYGNEDYTAAQSLLLQRQDGNGQEASTKNDEGCLLYQANMYEDALQRYVSALQAGGFNPHVAYNAALCHYRRKENSQALNYIAEIVERGIRNHPELGVGAQAETEGGARSVGNPPALAASGLAQAFNLKAAIEYQEGNADGAREALTDLPPRSEPELDPVTLHNMALTDPTGGGAGLRRLAFLLELGPPACPPETFANLLLLCCKHEMYDTAADILAEHTHLTYKYLSPYLYDLLDALITAQSTPEEAEQKLGTLASSIGGRLRALAAKVQECRSATDQNALRMALREYEGALESYLPVAMARAWIPWRMDDFQGAEREFRASAEFCSETPSWRLHAAHVLFMRGDRYKEAAAFYEPIVRQNYDDILSIPASVLANLCVAYIMTSQNEEAEELMRKVERAEERKGNATGQCLHLCIVNLVIGTLYCAKNNYEFGLSRIAHALDGGSGARLCADTWIHVKRCVLGLLTGMAKQTIVLPSIALQETLNFLRACEAYGLTIPSVLTGPLEDSGEQPPTIGLEARKLRALLLRLMEYK; encoded by the exons ATGTTTTCGCAAAATATGATTATTCGCGATGGTGAATATACGAAAACAATTTACACCATG ATCAAGGAGGAACGATTCCAGGATGCCATCAACACGCTCAACACTATTCCGGAATCGTCCACGACGCGTGCCGGCCTTTCGCTGCTCGGCCACTGCTACTACCAAACGCAGGACTTTATCGAGGCGGCCAACTGCTACGAACATCTGCTCAATCTCGTGCCGGATGTGCAGGAGTACCGCCTGTACTACGCCCAGTCCCTCTTCCAGGCGGGCCTGTTCGAGGAGGCGCAGAAAATCATCGCCACCGGGCTGGACTCGCCCGAGCTGAAGGAAAAGGTGCTCCAGCTGCAGTCGGCCATCGCTTACGGGAATGAGGATTACACTGCGGCAcagtcgctgctgctgcagcgccaGGACGGTAATGGGCAGGAGGCAAGCACCAAAAACGACGAGGGCTGTCTGCTGTACCAGGCGAACATGTACGAGGACGCGCTGCAGCGCTACGTGTCGGCGCTGCAGGCCGGTGGGTTTAACCCGCACGTCGCCTACAATGCGGCCCTGTGCCACTATCGGCGCAAGGAAAACTCGCAGGCGCTCAACTACATCGCCGAGATTGTGGAGCGTGGCATACGCAATCATCCGGAGCTGGGCGTCGGTGCGCAGGCGGAAACGGAAGGCGGTGCGCGTAGTGTGGGCAATCCTCCCGCGCTGGCTGCCTCCGGGCTTGCGCAAGCCTTCAATCTTAAGGCGGCCATCGAATACCAGGAAGGCAATG CGGACGGTGCGCGGGAAGCTTTGACCGATCTACCGCCACGCTCGGAACCGGAGCTCGATCCGGTCACGCTGCACAACATGGCGCTGACTGATCCGACCGGCGGCGGGGCCGGCTTGCGTCGGTTGGCCTTTCTGCTCGAGCTCGGTCCGCCGGCCTGCCCGCCGGAAACGTTCGccaatctgctgctgctctgctgcaAGCACGAAATGTACGACACGGCCGCCGACATCCTGGCCGAGCATACGCACCTGACGTACAAGTACCTGTCGCCGTACCTGTACGATCTGCTGGACGCACTGATTACCGCCCAGTCGACGCCGGAAGAGGCGGAACAGAAGCTCGGCACGCTGGCGAGCAGCATCGGGGGCAGGCTGCGCGCACTCGCGGCCAAGGTACAGGAGTGCCGGTCGGCCACGGATCAGAACGCGCTGCGAATGGCGCTGCGGGAGTATGAGGGAGCGCTCGAGAGCTACCTGCCGGTGGCGATGGCCCGCGCCTGGATACCGTGGCGCATGGATGATTTCCAGGGCGCCGAGCGGGAGTTTCGGGCCAGCGCCGAGTTCTGCTCGGAGACGCCCTCCTGGCGGCTGCACGCCGCCCACGTGCTTTTTATGCGCGGCGATCGGTACAAGGAGGCGGCCGCCTTCTACGAACCGATCGTGCGCCAAAACTACGACGACATACTGTCGATCCCGGCCTCGGTGCTGGCGAACCTGTGCGTCGCGTACATCATGACCTCGCAGAACGAGGAAGCGGAAGAGCTGATGCGCAAGGTGGAACGGGCGGAGGAGCGCAAGGGCAACGCGACGGGGCAGTGTTTGCATCTGTGCATCGTCAACCTTGTGATCGGGACGCTGTACTGCGCGAAGAACAATTACGAGTTTGGCTTGTCGCGGATCGCGCACGCACTGGACGGTGGCTCGGGAGCGCGCCTGTGCGCCGACACGTGGATTCACGTGAAGCGGTGCGTGCTTGGGCTGCTCACCGGCATGGCGAAGCAGACGATCGTGCTGCCATCGATCGCGCTCCAGGAAACGCTGAATTTCCTGCGCGCTTGCGAAGCGTACGGCCTTACCATTCCGTCTGTGTTGACCGGACCGCTGGAGGATTCGGGCGAGCAGCCACCAACGATCGGGCTGGAGGCCCGGAAGCTGCGTGCACTGTTGCTACGGTTGATGGAGTACAAGTAG
- the LOC120895239 gene encoding cystatin-like protein — MASEPKCGGVSDDPELSKEEHAERISAALATTDGHAGKAYKLYRVTKQVVAGVQYVYFISFENEESGQQYKITVWERPWLKEKDPAEARKITFEVHNG, encoded by the coding sequence ATGGCCAGCGAACCTAAGTGCGGAGGAGTGTCGGACGATCCGGAGCTAAGCAAGGAAGAGCATGCGGAGCGCATCAGTGCCGCCCTGGCCACGACGGATGGTCATGCTGGCAAAGCGTACAAACTGTACCGCGTGACGAAGCAGGTCGTGGCCGGGGTGCAGTACGTGTACTTCATTTCGTTCGAGAATGAGGAATCTGGCCAGCAGTACAAGATAACCGTTTGGGAGCGACCCTGGCTGAAGGAAAAAGATCCGGCCGAGGCACGCAAGATCACGTTCGAGGTGCACAACGGATGA